The Candidatus Limnocylindrales bacterium genome has a segment encoding these proteins:
- a CDS encoding AcvB/VirJ family lysyl-phosphatidylglycerol hydrolase, translated as MAECVRGRGASGLHAGHRTARAMALVLLAVLGCARSSFETGRLGRIALHTPDESPRGVVFLFSGALGWGATEESAASLLAADRVVVIGVDLAMYRPALDASDGECLYLLSEIESLSQQVQRDLALPGYFSPILAGIGEGGALARAALQQTPAATVAGSIAVDPTAAVRTRLPLCPGDVASKSAGGFIYGPVGTLPGFLAFGFTSAFDAAGRAQATSVIARGEPAVIEREPAAGSDVPAATLLAELVRAHLSDSRDSADGGNGAAAAGGADDAAGARGAANASTTSRTLSASLVELAADGAAASDGRPLVVMISGDGGWRDLDKTIAEYLRGHGANVVGWDSLRYFWHEKTPEELAADLDAVIRRYAEPWHASDVVLAGYSFGAGVLPFAYNRLPEATRAKVSQLSLLGFSADADFEIHISGWIGAPPSDEARPVGPELAQIAPGLIQCFYGEEEDDSLCPSLEASGAEIIRTAGDHHFNGDYDALAKRILDGIARRHQRSSAGTPANR; from the coding sequence GAGCGTCCGGTCTGCATGCCGGGCACCGGACCGCTCGCGCCATGGCGCTGGTGCTGCTCGCGGTGCTCGGATGTGCTCGCTCGTCGTTTGAGACCGGACGCCTCGGACGCATTGCGCTGCATACGCCCGACGAGTCGCCGAGAGGGGTCGTATTCCTGTTCTCCGGCGCTCTGGGGTGGGGAGCCACCGAGGAGTCGGCGGCAAGCCTGCTCGCCGCGGATCGCGTCGTGGTCATCGGTGTCGACCTTGCGATGTACCGGCCGGCGCTCGATGCGAGCGACGGTGAATGTCTTTACCTGCTGAGCGAGATCGAATCGCTCAGCCAGCAGGTTCAGCGCGATCTCGCGCTGCCCGGATATTTTTCGCCGATCCTGGCTGGAATCGGCGAGGGCGGTGCGCTTGCGAGAGCCGCGCTCCAGCAGACACCGGCGGCCACTGTGGCCGGGTCGATCGCCGTCGATCCGACAGCCGCCGTTCGAACGCGCCTCCCGCTGTGTCCGGGCGACGTGGCGTCGAAGAGCGCGGGCGGTTTTATCTATGGACCGGTCGGCACGCTCCCGGGCTTTCTCGCGTTCGGCTTCACGTCCGCTTTCGATGCGGCCGGACGCGCGCAGGCGACGAGTGTGATCGCACGCGGCGAGCCGGCCGTGATCGAGCGCGAGCCTGCGGCGGGTTCGGACGTACCGGCGGCAACTCTGCTCGCCGAGCTCGTGCGCGCCCATTTGTCAGACAGCAGGGACAGCGCCGATGGCGGCAACGGTGCGGCGGCTGCGGGTGGCGCGGACGATGCTGCCGGTGCGCGCGGCGCTGCGAACGCAAGCACGACGAGCAGGACTCTTTCCGCATCGCTCGTCGAGCTTGCCGCAGACGGAGCGGCGGCGAGCGACGGAAGGCCGCTCGTCGTCATGATCTCGGGCGACGGCGGCTGGCGCGACCTCGACAAGACGATTGCCGAATACCTTCGCGGACACGGCGCGAACGTCGTCGGCTGGGACAGCCTTCGATACTTCTGGCACGAGAAAACGCCCGAGGAGCTCGCCGCGGATCTCGACGCGGTGATCCGACGTTATGCGGAACCCTGGCATGCCAGCGACGTGGTCCTCGCCGGATATTCGTTCGGCGCGGGCGTGCTGCCGTTTGCATACAACCGGTTGCCGGAAGCGACGCGCGCGAAAGTCTCGCAGCTCTCGCTGCTCGGCTTCTCGGCGGATGCCGATTTCGAGATCCACATCAGCGGCTGGATCGGTGCGCCGCCGAGCGACGAAGCCCGTCCGGTCGGGCCCGAGCTCGCGCAGATCGCGCCGGGGTTGATCCAATGCTTCTACGGCGAGGAAGAAGACGACTCGCTGTGCCCGAGCCTCGAAGCGAGCGGTGCCGAGATCATCCGCACGGCCGGCGATCACCATTTCAACGGCGATTACGATGCGCTCGCGAAGCGGATCCTCGACGGGATCGCCCGGCGGCATCAGCGGTCGTCCGCCGGCACGCCGGCGAACCGCTGA